In Propionicimonas paludicola, a single window of DNA contains:
- a CDS encoding ROK family protein has product MSGLLVGLDIGGTKTHAIVLDPAGRLVSEVRRPSRPGADGVMATAREAVAAVTASAGCSLAEVAAVGVGIPGRVDPATGVVHTAVNLHVDELPLGALLMEHLGLPVAVENDVKAAAFGVVSQLPDAAGNLLYLNFGTGVAAAAIREGRLIRGLDNVAGEIGHLSVDPHGQQCLCGQRGCLELTAGGGPLSLRLAAHGLELPSLLEVAADGDPHAGIEADRLLTSMTTAILVMALAHGSSVIALNGGVIHNCRGLLESLRAELAGRARSSAFLASLELGPRLHQVPADSPVAAVGAALIGQEQTQARLLGESL; this is encoded by the coding sequence ATGAGCGGACTGCTGGTAGGCCTGGACATCGGTGGGACGAAGACCCACGCCATCGTTCTCGACCCTGCCGGCCGCCTCGTGTCCGAAGTACGCCGGCCCAGCCGTCCGGGTGCGGACGGCGTGATGGCCACTGCGCGGGAAGCGGTCGCCGCGGTCACCGCATCGGCCGGCTGCTCGCTCGCCGAGGTCGCAGCCGTCGGAGTCGGCATTCCCGGACGCGTGGACCCAGCCACCGGCGTCGTCCACACCGCCGTGAACCTGCACGTGGACGAGCTCCCACTGGGTGCTCTGCTCATGGAACACCTGGGCCTCCCGGTCGCGGTCGAGAACGACGTGAAGGCTGCTGCGTTCGGTGTGGTGAGCCAGCTTCCGGACGCCGCCGGCAACCTGCTCTACCTGAACTTCGGGACCGGTGTCGCCGCCGCCGCGATCCGCGAGGGACGACTGATCCGCGGCCTGGACAATGTGGCCGGCGAGATCGGCCACCTGAGTGTCGACCCACACGGTCAGCAATGCCTGTGCGGGCAGCGCGGCTGCCTGGAGCTGACGGCCGGCGGCGGCCCGCTCAGCCTGCGGCTCGCCGCGCACGGCCTGGAGCTGCCGAGCCTGCTCGAGGTGGCAGCCGACGGCGATCCCCACGCCGGGATCGAGGCGGACCGGCTGCTGACCAGCATGACCACCGCCATCCTGGTGATGGCCCTGGCCCACGGCTCCAGCGTGATCGCACTCAATGGCGGAGTGATCCACAACTGCCGAGGCCTCCTGGAGAGCCTTCGAGCCGAGTTGGCCGGCAGAGCTCGATCATCGGCCTTTCTGGCCTCACTGGAGCTCGGCCCCCGGCTCCACCAGGTCCCTGCCGACAGTCCGGTCGCTGCCGTTGGGGCGGCCCTGATCGGCCAGGAACAGACCCAGGCTCGGCTGCTCGGCGAGTCGCTGTAG
- a CDS encoding glycoside hydrolase family 3 protein, whose protein sequence is MTDELDRAIARVLMPGFDGPQLPAWLEAELRGGLGSVCLFASNVESTQQLRALTASIHRANPSALVAIDEEGGDVTRLHHADGSPYAGAALLGRRDDLELTRMTAAAIGTELAAVEVDLNLAPVADVNSNPLNPVIGVRSFGADTAQVSAHVAAYTSGLQSSGVAACAKHFPGHGDTAADSHKDLPVLDITLDQLHERELPPFRAAVAAGVAAVMTSHIVVPVLDPDRPATLSAPILGLLRDELGFTGVIVTDALDMAGASAGRGIAEAAISALSAGADLLCIGSGNTGDQIAGIRAELRAAVDAGRLDPARLLDAAARTQALGERCRTARQSARPEVVDPPRLDSRGFAVRGPIPAQHAPLLLQLHSAPNIAAGETPWGLAEHLGSIDEVLPGATCASASDLDELAAVLAQYPRSEIIAQGRDLNRIPFLREAVLHLRRTGRPVLVVEEGWPSPGAIEADVATFGAGRATMLALLHLLAKGSR, encoded by the coding sequence ATGACTGACGAGTTGGACCGGGCGATCGCCCGGGTGCTGATGCCTGGCTTCGACGGGCCGCAGCTACCTGCTTGGCTGGAGGCCGAGTTGCGTGGCGGACTCGGGTCGGTGTGCCTGTTCGCCAGCAACGTCGAGAGCACCCAGCAGCTACGGGCCCTGACTGCCTCGATTCACCGAGCCAACCCGTCCGCGCTGGTTGCGATCGACGAAGAGGGCGGGGACGTCACCCGGCTGCACCACGCGGACGGATCGCCGTACGCCGGAGCGGCCTTGCTCGGTCGCCGAGACGACCTCGAGCTGACCAGAATGACCGCCGCAGCCATCGGCACCGAACTGGCAGCTGTCGAGGTCGACCTGAACCTGGCTCCGGTTGCCGATGTGAACTCCAACCCGCTGAACCCGGTGATCGGTGTGCGCAGCTTCGGTGCCGACACCGCACAGGTGTCCGCGCACGTTGCCGCCTACACCAGCGGCCTGCAGAGCAGCGGGGTCGCAGCCTGCGCCAAGCACTTCCCCGGCCACGGAGACACCGCCGCAGACTCTCACAAGGATCTCCCGGTGCTCGACATCACGCTCGACCAACTGCATGAACGGGAGTTGCCACCATTCCGGGCTGCTGTCGCGGCCGGAGTGGCCGCCGTGATGACCTCGCACATCGTCGTCCCTGTGCTGGACCCCGATCGGCCGGCCACCTTGTCGGCACCGATCCTCGGCCTGCTTCGCGATGAGCTCGGCTTCACCGGAGTGATCGTCACCGACGCGCTCGACATGGCCGGGGCCAGTGCCGGACGTGGAATCGCCGAAGCCGCGATCAGCGCCCTGAGCGCGGGTGCGGATCTGCTGTGCATCGGCTCGGGCAACACCGGCGATCAGATCGCCGGGATCCGGGCCGAGCTGCGTGCCGCCGTGGACGCCGGACGCCTGGACCCGGCCCGGCTACTCGACGCCGCTGCACGAACCCAAGCGCTCGGCGAGCGGTGCCGCACAGCGCGCCAGTCCGCCCGGCCCGAGGTTGTCGATCCCCCTCGCCTGGACAGCCGCGGCTTCGCCGTGCGGGGGCCGATCCCGGCCCAGCACGCTCCCCTGCTGCTGCAGCTCCACTCCGCACCGAACATCGCCGCCGGCGAGACGCCGTGGGGCCTGGCCGAGCACCTGGGGTCCATCGATGAGGTGCTGCCCGGCGCGACCTGCGCCAGCGCGTCCGATCTGGACGAGTTGGCTGCGGTTCTCGCCCAATACCCGCGCTCGGAGATCATCGCCCAAGGGCGCGATCTCAACCGGATACCATTCCTGCGCGAGGCGGTCCTGCACCTGCGCCGAACTGGTCGGCCAGTGCTCGTGGTCGAAGAGGGGTGGCCCTCTCCGGGAGCCATCGAGGCTGACGTGGCAACCTTCGGCGCGGGCAGGGCGACGATGCTCGCATTGCTGCACCTCCTGGCGAAGGGAAGCCGATGA
- a CDS encoding carbohydrate ABC transporter permease, whose amino-acid sequence MSHPTIRRRFRPGRAVLSAVAILVAMGWAFPVYWMLNSALLPNSVLTSTTPRFWPSGGSLDNFAAVLSQGSFLPALGMSAAITLTTVAVCLLFAFLAALAISRFKFRGRTSFVLAVLFIQMLPAEGLFIAQYKMMSTLNLLNSVIGVSIIYIAAVVPFTIWMLRGFVAGVPAELEEAAMVDGCSRTQAFFRITFPLLAPGLVASGVYAFLQAWNEFTVALVILQKDEYRTLPLWLRGFVQASATRETDWGQVMAASTLVAVPVIIFFLIVQGRLTSGLVAGAVKG is encoded by the coding sequence ATGAGTCACCCAACGATCCGGCGGCGGTTCCGTCCGGGCCGGGCAGTGCTCAGCGCAGTGGCCATCCTGGTCGCCATGGGCTGGGCCTTCCCGGTGTACTGGATGCTCAACTCCGCCCTGCTGCCCAACTCCGTGCTCACCTCGACCACGCCGCGGTTCTGGCCGTCGGGGGGTTCGCTGGACAACTTCGCGGCCGTGCTCAGCCAGGGCAGCTTCCTGCCGGCGCTGGGGATGAGCGCGGCCATCACGCTGACCACCGTCGCGGTCTGTCTGCTGTTCGCCTTCCTGGCCGCCCTGGCCATCAGCCGGTTCAAGTTCCGCGGACGGACCTCGTTCGTGCTGGCCGTGCTGTTCATCCAGATGCTGCCCGCCGAGGGCCTGTTCATCGCCCAGTACAAGATGATGAGCACCCTCAACCTGCTCAACTCGGTGATCGGCGTCTCGATCATCTACATCGCCGCCGTGGTGCCCTTCACGATCTGGATGCTGCGCGGCTTCGTCGCCGGGGTGCCGGCCGAACTCGAAGAGGCCGCCATGGTCGACGGCTGCAGCCGCACCCAGGCGTTCTTCCGGATCACCTTCCCGCTGCTGGCTCCCGGGCTGGTCGCCTCCGGGGTGTACGCCTTCCTGCAGGCATGGAACGAGTTCACCGTTGCTTTGGTGATCCTGCAGAAGGACGAGTACCGCACGCTACCGCTGTGGCTGCGCGGCTTCGTCCAGGCCAGTGCGACCAGAGAGACGGACTGGGGACAGGTGATGGCGGCGTCCACCCTGGTAGCCGTGCCGGTGATCATCTTCTTCCTGATCGTCCAGGGACGGCTGACCTCGGGTCTGGTCGCCGGGGCAGTGAAGGGCTGA
- a CDS encoding carbohydrate ABC transporter permease yields the protein MSATSSATAANRATARPRRFRPAPYLLLIPSVAVLLFALGYPLYWQVLTSLQKFGLAQQFGKPPAFVGLENYRQLFSDPQTWAVVGRSIAFCLTNAIITVVLGVLIALLMNAVGKVARLILQISMLLAWAMPVIAVMTVWIWVFDWRRGLVNWLLTNLGLDFTNHNWLEQPLSFYFVATVIVVWMSVPFVAFSIYAGLTQISEEIMEAAALDGAGSVKRFFAIIVPMIRPVLMIVGLLQVIWDLRVFAQIRMLQDAGAPTSSTDLLGTYIYRLGVGSSDFAMASALSIFVLLLTLALSAFYVVHLMKEDS from the coding sequence ATGTCAGCAACCAGCTCTGCAACCGCGGCCAACCGGGCCACCGCCCGTCCGCGACGGTTCAGGCCGGCCCCGTATCTGCTCCTGATTCCCAGCGTGGCCGTGCTGCTGTTCGCGCTCGGCTACCCCTTGTACTGGCAGGTCCTTACCTCACTGCAGAAGTTCGGGCTCGCACAGCAGTTCGGCAAGCCGCCCGCCTTCGTCGGGCTGGAGAACTACCGCCAGCTGTTCAGCGATCCGCAGACCTGGGCCGTGGTCGGCCGCTCGATCGCGTTCTGCCTGACCAACGCGATCATCACGGTAGTCCTCGGAGTGCTGATCGCCCTGCTGATGAACGCCGTGGGCAAGGTGGCCCGGCTCATCCTCCAGATCTCCATGCTGCTGGCCTGGGCGATGCCGGTGATCGCGGTGATGACCGTGTGGATCTGGGTCTTCGACTGGCGGCGCGGCCTGGTCAACTGGCTGCTCACCAACCTCGGACTCGACTTCACCAACCACAACTGGCTCGAACAGCCGCTCAGCTTCTACTTCGTGGCCACCGTGATCGTGGTGTGGATGTCGGTCCCCTTCGTGGCGTTCTCGATCTATGCCGGGCTGACCCAGATCTCCGAGGAGATCATGGAGGCGGCCGCGCTGGACGGGGCGGGCAGCGTCAAGCGCTTCTTCGCCATCATCGTGCCGATGATCCGGCCGGTGCTGATGATCGTCGGCCTGCTCCAGGTGATCTGGGACCTGCGAGTCTTCGCCCAGATCCGGATGTTGCAGGACGCCGGCGCACCCACCTCGTCCACCGACCTGCTGGGCACCTACATCTATCGTCTCGGCGTCGGCTCATCGGACTTTGCGATGGCGTCGGCCTTGTCGATCTTCGTCCTGCTGCTGACCCTGGCGCTCAGCGCCTTCTACGTCGTCCACCTGATGAAGGAGGACTCCTGA
- a CDS encoding extracellular solute-binding protein: MKKLFTAIAAATAATVALTGCASGGAATSPASSPAAPASSAASQNITLWLAGGDTPDALRTYLKDTYKAKTGGTLTIEEQSWGDLVTKLTAALPDANNTPDVVEVGNTQSPTFTNVGAFSDVSDLYSELGGDKLLQSFVEVGKVDGKNYTLPYYFGSRYMFYRKDIYKAAGVEVPKTLDEFNAAVKTIAAKNPKNIKDFSGFFIGGQDWRNGISWIFANGGDLAKFENGSWMSTLSDPNSIKGLTQLQEIQKDASRAPKTAKDQSPWLYINDSDVVKDDAKDPNKVTAKTSLAAATIMAPGWAHWSIGDLAKKDGKEVRNWNPDKFGVFALPGNDGKPAPVFAGGSNIGISAASKNQEGSRELLKIIFSPEYQQMLGKNGLGPANSDYTSSLGDDEFAKALIESASNSKLTPAAPGWAGVEASGKLEEFFAKIADGGDVAALAAEYDAILTPMLNQK, from the coding sequence ATGAAGAAGTTGTTCACTGCGATCGCAGCGGCTACCGCCGCCACGGTCGCGCTGACCGGCTGCGCTAGTGGCGGCGCTGCCACCAGCCCGGCCAGCAGCCCGGCGGCACCGGCCAGCTCGGCAGCGAGCCAGAACATCACCTTGTGGCTCGCCGGCGGGGATACTCCCGACGCCCTGCGTACCTACCTCAAGGACACCTACAAGGCAAAGACCGGCGGCACCTTGACCATCGAGGAGCAGTCGTGGGGTGACTTGGTCACCAAGCTCACTGCAGCCCTGCCGGATGCCAACAACACCCCGGACGTGGTCGAGGTCGGGAACACTCAGTCGCCGACCTTCACCAACGTGGGCGCGTTCTCCGATGTCTCCGACCTGTACTCCGAACTCGGCGGTGACAAGCTGCTGCAGTCCTTCGTCGAGGTCGGCAAGGTGGACGGCAAGAACTACACGCTGCCCTACTACTTCGGCTCCCGCTACATGTTCTACCGCAAGGACATCTACAAGGCGGCCGGCGTCGAGGTGCCCAAGACCCTCGACGAGTTCAACGCAGCGGTGAAGACCATCGCCGCCAAGAACCCGAAGAACATCAAGGACTTCTCCGGCTTCTTCATCGGCGGCCAGGACTGGCGCAACGGCATCTCGTGGATCTTCGCCAATGGCGGCGATCTGGCCAAGTTCGAGAACGGTTCGTGGATGTCCACGCTGTCCGACCCGAACTCGATCAAGGGCTTGACCCAGCTTCAGGAGATCCAGAAGGACGCCTCCCGCGCCCCGAAGACCGCCAAGGATCAGTCTCCGTGGCTGTACATCAACGATTCCGACGTGGTCAAGGACGACGCCAAGGACCCGAACAAGGTGACCGCCAAGACCAGCCTGGCCGCAGCCACCATCATGGCGCCGGGTTGGGCGCACTGGTCGATCGGCGACCTGGCCAAGAAGGACGGCAAGGAAGTGCGCAACTGGAACCCCGACAAGTTCGGCGTCTTCGCCCTGCCGGGCAACGACGGCAAGCCGGCTCCGGTGTTCGCCGGCGGCTCCAACATCGGTATCTCGGCCGCGTCGAAGAATCAGGAAGGCTCCCGTGAGCTGCTGAAGATCATCTTCTCCCCCGAATACCAGCAGATGCTGGGCAAGAACGGCCTGGGTCCGGCCAACTCCGACTACACCTCCAGCCTGGGCGACGACGAGTTCGCCAAGGCGCTGATCGAGTCGGCGTCCAACTCCAAGCTGACCCCGGCCGCTCCGGGCTGGGCCGGCGTGGAGGCCTCGGGCAAGCTCGAGGAGTTCTTCGCCAAGATCGCCGACGGTGGCGACGTGGCAGCGCTCGCGGCCGAGTACGACGCGATCCTGACCCCGATGCTGAACCAGAAGTAA
- a CDS encoding ROK family transcriptional regulator: MQQPSRRSLRPEDTRRSNLALVLQDIYDGPALSRADLARSTGLTKVTVSDLVAELMASGLVHEVGTSADARPGKPSTLLTFDPGSRDILAIDLSAKDQLRGAIFTLGGTLVSRIDRRLDGAVGAEALAAARGLAKDLLSAATRPVLGLGVGTPGTVDSEGRVLRAPNLRWRDLGLQDLLAAELGIPVRVQNDANVAVLAERRFAGGADDLIRVHLSRGVGAGVLVGGQLVSGAASDAGEIGHVVIDEDGADCPCGKVGCLETWISVPALTARVEAEPERRDHVLAEAGTRLGAALAPVVGMLGLAHVVVGGPSALIDGPLVAATRETVAHRTQSDFRPDLDLKVSSLGSDAVLMGAVALVLLSELGVA, from the coding sequence ATGCAGCAACCGAGCCGACGCAGCCTTCGCCCTGAGGACACCCGCCGGAGCAACCTGGCACTCGTTCTTCAGGACATCTACGACGGCCCTGCACTCTCCCGCGCCGACCTGGCTCGCAGCACCGGGCTGACCAAGGTCACCGTCTCCGATCTCGTCGCTGAGCTGATGGCCAGCGGGCTCGTCCACGAGGTCGGCACCAGTGCCGACGCCCGTCCGGGCAAGCCGAGCACACTGCTCACTTTCGATCCGGGTTCCCGCGACATCCTGGCCATCGACCTGTCGGCCAAGGACCAACTCCGGGGTGCGATCTTCACCCTCGGCGGCACGCTGGTGTCCCGGATCGATCGGCGCCTCGATGGCGCCGTTGGTGCCGAGGCCCTCGCCGCGGCCCGCGGCCTGGCCAAGGATCTGCTGTCGGCCGCCACCCGCCCGGTGCTCGGGCTGGGCGTGGGCACCCCCGGCACCGTCGACTCCGAGGGACGAGTACTGCGTGCTCCGAACCTGCGCTGGCGCGACCTTGGCCTGCAGGATCTTCTCGCCGCCGAACTGGGCATCCCGGTGCGGGTCCAGAACGATGCCAACGTGGCCGTCCTGGCCGAACGCCGTTTCGCCGGCGGGGCCGACGACCTGATCCGGGTTCACCTGTCTCGCGGCGTCGGCGCCGGCGTCCTGGTCGGCGGCCAACTGGTCAGCGGCGCGGCCAGCGATGCCGGTGAGATCGGCCACGTGGTGATCGACGAGGACGGTGCCGATTGCCCCTGTGGCAAGGTCGGATGCCTGGAGACCTGGATCTCGGTGCCCGCCTTGACCGCCCGCGTCGAGGCCGAACCGGAACGCCGCGATCATGTGCTGGCCGAAGCCGGAACCCGGCTGGGTGCCGCGCTCGCCCCGGTGGTGGGAATGCTCGGTCTGGCGCATGTGGTCGTCGGTGGGCCGTCCGCCCTGATCGACGGCCCGCTGGTGGCCGCCACCCGCGAGACCGTCGCTCACCGCACCCAATCCGACTTCCGTCCCGACCTTGATCTGAAGGTCAGTTCGTTGGGCTCCGACGCCGTGTTGATGGGCGCCGTGGCTTTGGTCCTTTTGTCCGAACTCGGGGTGGCCTGA
- a CDS encoding DUF4064 domain-containing protein, producing MAPDQPSDAPDQPSSGTPAPQGEYPSAPPSTPAPSSPAPTSQPSWGQAAYGQPGAYPQANPYPAQTPYPQPGQYVPPAGYGQANGYGQPAAYGQPNPYGQQNPYGQPNPYGQQNRYGQPNPYGQPAYPATYPATPQPKSPMLGMIAFALPVIAIVVSFIAMLPLLPIMQDLFVQAARTGIKPDQNAITQAILDRSPMVGVWTNLASLIGIGGLVTGIVAVVKKAGRGWGIAAIILAVLGPVILGIALAVMLGSSLG from the coding sequence ATGGCACCTGATCAGCCGTCCGACGCGCCCGACCAGCCGAGTTCCGGCACACCGGCACCGCAGGGCGAGTACCCCAGCGCACCGCCGTCCACTCCCGCGCCGAGCAGCCCGGCGCCCACCTCGCAGCCGTCCTGGGGACAGGCCGCCTATGGCCAGCCGGGCGCCTATCCGCAAGCGAACCCCTACCCGGCGCAGACGCCGTACCCACAGCCGGGCCAGTACGTGCCGCCAGCCGGTTACGGGCAGGCGAATGGCTATGGCCAGCCCGCCGCCTACGGTCAACCCAACCCGTACGGCCAGCAGAACCCCTACGGTCAGCCCAACCCGTACGGCCAGCAGAACCGCTACGGTCAGCCCAACCCCTACGGCCAGCCCGCCTACCCAGCGACCTACCCGGCAACGCCGCAGCCGAAGAGCCCGATGCTCGGCATGATCGCCTTCGCGCTGCCAGTGATCGCGATCGTTGTCTCGTTCATTGCGATGCTGCCGCTGCTACCGATCATGCAGGACCTCTTCGTGCAGGCTGCTCGCACCGGCATCAAGCCTGACCAGAACGCCATCACCCAGGCCATCCTCGATCGGAGCCCGATGGTGGGGGTCTGGACCAACCTGGCCTCACTGATCGGCATCGGCGGTCTGGTCACCGGGATCGTCGCCGTGGTCAAGAAGGCCGGACGTGGCTGGGGAATCGCTGCCATCATCCTGGCGGTCCTCGGCCCGGTCATTTTGGGGATCGCCCTCGCCGTGATGCTGGGCAGCTCGCTCGGCTGA
- a CDS encoding HD domain-containing protein: MAGHPGEGLVRAHADPGARLPERPPVWREQREAWEAEHLRPGATLALGAGDRADPEEPDQERTCFERDRDRIVHSTAFRRLAGKTQVVVFPTDHQRTRLTHALEVAQVAASIARGVGVNVALTEAIALGHDCGHGPGGHASEEAFDAFLPEGYDHGPWGADVVLTGLNLCSQTLDGIRNHSWSRPTPLSVEGEIVSWADRIAYCAHDLEDAASAGIVDLADLPEQISAVCGRTRREQLGTFVRAVISTIAETGEVGMRAAQADALAALRAFNYQQIYTRPDSVAQARAVIDVLHSLVEYFAEQPAQLPADFAPADRQPETVVRAAVSYVAGMTDRFAFSMAAERLGWASERLPRGIGRGA; this comes from the coding sequence ATGGCCGGACATCCGGGCGAAGGCCTGGTGAGGGCGCATGCCGATCCTGGGGCACGGTTGCCGGAACGTCCGCCGGTCTGGCGTGAACAGCGAGAGGCGTGGGAGGCCGAGCACCTGCGGCCCGGAGCCACCCTCGCCCTCGGCGCCGGCGATCGCGCCGACCCGGAGGAACCCGACCAGGAGCGCACCTGCTTCGAGCGGGACCGGGACCGGATCGTCCACTCGACCGCCTTCCGCCGGCTGGCCGGCAAGACCCAGGTCGTGGTCTTCCCGACCGACCATCAGCGGACCCGGCTCACCCACGCCCTCGAGGTCGCCCAGGTGGCTGCCTCGATCGCCCGCGGGGTCGGCGTGAACGTGGCGCTGACCGAGGCCATCGCATTGGGCCATGACTGTGGGCACGGACCTGGCGGACATGCTTCTGAAGAGGCCTTCGACGCCTTCCTGCCCGAGGGTTACGACCATGGCCCCTGGGGCGCGGATGTGGTGCTGACCGGCCTGAACCTGTGCAGCCAGACCCTGGACGGAATCCGGAATCACTCCTGGTCGCGGCCCACTCCGCTGTCCGTGGAGGGCGAGATCGTCAGCTGGGCCGACCGGATCGCCTACTGTGCCCACGATCTCGAGGACGCCGCCTCGGCCGGCATCGTCGACCTGGCCGATCTGCCCGAGCAGATCAGTGCGGTCTGTGGCCGGACCCGTCGCGAGCAGCTCGGCACCTTCGTCCGGGCGGTGATCTCGACCATCGCCGAGACCGGTGAGGTCGGCATGCGGGCCGCGCAGGCCGACGCGCTGGCCGCGCTGCGCGCATTCAACTACCAGCAGATCTACACCCGCCCCGACTCGGTCGCCCAGGCCCGAGCGGTGATCGATGTGCTGCACTCGCTGGTGGAGTATTTCGCCGAACAGCCCGCGCAGCTGCCGGCTGACTTCGCCCCGGCCGACCGGCAACCCGAGACCGTGGTCCGAGCGGCGGTCAGCTATGTGGCAGGAATGACCGATCGGTTCGCCTTCAGCATGGCCGCCGAGCGGCTCGGCTGGGCCTCCGAGCGGCTGCCCCGCGGGATCGGGCGCGGCGCATGA
- the dnaG gene encoding DNA primase, which translates to MAGLINEEDLATVRERSRIEDVVSSYVTLRRAGAGSLTGLCPFHEEKTPSFHVNPARGFYHCFGCGEGGDVIAFVQKINNVGFTEAVEFLADRVGVQLRYADGGGNRPEPGLRLRVLEANRAAAEYFVEQLSAADGLPGRRFLDGRGFDKAAAEQFGIGYAPLGGRDLNAHLKGRGFTEAELVKAGLIREAGWDFFQGRVLWPIRDAGGSVLGFGARKIFDDDRMPAKYLNTPETIVYKKSNVLYGLDLARVNIAKKRQAVIVEGYTDVMACHLSGVDTAVASCGTAFGDDHAKLLQRLLGTGDVSGGEVVFTFDGDAAGQAAALKVFKGDQNFLAQTYVAVEPSGLDPCDLRMQQGDAALRELVGRRVPLYQFVMRNILEGYDLERVDGRLGALRAAAPLVSSVRDESLVLGYVRELSKWLGMDPDEVRREVKLTVSRRPRPAAVRPEQEEALIPEPAPGLPVPDPRDRRLEAERGTLRLIVRAPEVFPADWNGLVADDFSHPTYRALFEAVLAAADGPEQWTARIVAARPDPVLEQLIVTLAVEPVLREPTEAYAREYAARLRLQLLSARIAELKSRLQRTNPLDDQVAYNKMFATLVGMESQRRDLLAEATAT; encoded by the coding sequence GTGGCCGGCCTGATCAACGAGGAAGACCTCGCGACAGTTCGCGAGCGTTCCCGGATCGAGGACGTCGTGTCCAGCTACGTCACGCTGCGTCGGGCCGGAGCCGGATCGCTGACCGGGCTGTGTCCGTTCCACGAGGAGAAGACCCCCTCCTTTCACGTGAACCCGGCTCGGGGCTTCTACCACTGCTTCGGCTGCGGTGAGGGCGGCGACGTGATCGCCTTCGTCCAGAAGATCAACAACGTCGGCTTCACCGAGGCCGTGGAGTTCTTGGCCGACCGGGTCGGCGTCCAGCTGCGCTACGCCGACGGCGGCGGCAACCGGCCAGAGCCGGGGCTACGGCTGCGGGTCCTGGAAGCGAACCGGGCTGCGGCTGAGTACTTCGTCGAGCAGCTGAGCGCGGCCGACGGCCTCCCGGGGCGCCGCTTCCTGGACGGTCGCGGCTTCGACAAGGCCGCCGCCGAGCAGTTCGGGATCGGCTATGCCCCCCTCGGTGGACGCGACCTGAACGCCCATCTGAAGGGACGCGGCTTCACCGAGGCCGAACTGGTCAAGGCGGGCCTGATCCGCGAGGCCGGCTGGGATTTCTTCCAAGGCCGCGTGCTGTGGCCGATCCGTGATGCCGGTGGTTCGGTGCTGGGCTTCGGTGCCCGCAAGATCTTCGATGACGACCGGATGCCGGCCAAGTATCTGAATACCCCCGAGACCATCGTCTACAAGAAGTCCAACGTGCTCTACGGGCTGGATCTGGCCCGGGTGAACATCGCCAAGAAGCGCCAGGCAGTGATCGTCGAGGGCTACACCGATGTGATGGCATGTCACCTGTCAGGGGTGGACACCGCGGTCGCGTCCTGTGGCACGGCCTTCGGCGACGATCACGCCAAGCTCCTGCAACGGCTGCTCGGGACCGGGGACGTCTCCGGCGGCGAAGTTGTCTTCACCTTCGACGGCGACGCGGCCGGTCAGGCTGCGGCGCTGAAGGTGTTCAAGGGTGACCAGAACTTCCTGGCGCAGACCTATGTGGCAGTCGAGCCTTCCGGGCTCGACCCGTGCGATCTGCGGATGCAGCAGGGCGATGCTGCGCTCCGGGAGCTGGTCGGCCGCCGGGTGCCGCTGTACCAGTTCGTGATGCGCAACATCCTCGAGGGCTACGACCTGGAGCGGGTGGACGGCCGGCTGGGTGCGCTGCGGGCGGCGGCGCCGCTGGTCAGCAGTGTCCGGGACGAGAGCCTGGTGCTCGGCTACGTCCGAGAGCTATCCAAATGGCTCGGCATGGATCCCGATGAGGTTCGTCGTGAGGTGAAGTTGACTGTCTCGCGTCGTCCACGCCCGGCGGCTGTGCGTCCGGAGCAGGAGGAGGCGCTGATCCCCGAGCCGGCACCGGGCCTGCCGGTGCCCGACCCCCGAGATCGGCGGCTGGAAGCGGAGCGGGGCACCTTGCGCCTGATCGTTCGTGCCCCCGAAGTCTTCCCTGCCGATTGGAACGGCTTGGTCGCCGACGACTTCAGCCACCCGACCTACCGGGCGCTGTTCGAAGCGGTGCTGGCGGCGGCCGACGGCCCCGAGCAGTGGACGGCGCGGATCGTGGCGGCTCGGCCCGACCCGGTCCTCGAGCAGCTGATCGTGACCCTGGCTGTCGAGCCAGTGTTGCGGGAACCGACCGAGGCCTATGCGCGCGAGTACGCCGCCCGGCTGCGGCTGCAGCTGCTGTCGGCCCGGATCGCCGAGCTGAAGTCACGGCTGCAGCGCACCAACCCGCTGGACGACCAGGTCGCCTACAACAAGATGTTCGCCACCCTGGTCGGCATGGAGAGCCAGCGCAGGGACCTGCTCGCCGAGGCCACCGCGACCTGA